Proteins encoded by one window of Pseudonocardia alni:
- a CDS encoding citrate:proton symporter produces the protein MAAIATMSLGAISGSTPWGGAATRAISVLGLDATEYLVPLLPALGLTSLAIVAMAYLLGRGQRKRVSETVVADLAEEIREQRAGGEMRQWRFWFNAGLTVLLLVLLVSGAAPLVTLFMGGFVIALVVNHPDLADQGEVVKRHAASAVPVVMLVLAAGIFTGILSGTGMVEAMAQAALSVVPEGMGNLIPLFTALIGLPLSFFMSNDAYFFGVLPVLAESAAQHGISGYEIARAGVAGQMLHSIGPASAPLWVLLGLLGKDLGEFQRFALLRVTVVSLAMIGFVVATGAISL, from the coding sequence ATCGCCGCCATCGCCACGATGAGCCTGGGCGCGATCTCCGGCTCCACCCCGTGGGGTGGAGCCGCCACCCGTGCCATCTCCGTGCTCGGGCTCGACGCGACCGAGTATCTCGTCCCACTGCTGCCGGCACTGGGCCTGACGTCGCTGGCCATCGTCGCGATGGCTTACCTGCTCGGCCGCGGCCAGCGCAAGCGGGTCAGCGAGACGGTCGTTGCCGACCTCGCCGAGGAGATCCGCGAGCAGCGCGCCGGCGGCGAGATGCGACAGTGGAGGTTCTGGTTCAACGCCGGCCTGACCGTCCTGCTCCTGGTCCTGCTCGTCTCCGGCGCCGCGCCCCTGGTCACGCTGTTCATGGGCGGCTTCGTGATCGCCCTTGTGGTCAACCACCCCGACCTCGCCGACCAGGGCGAGGTCGTGAAGCGGCACGCCGCCTCAGCGGTGCCGGTGGTCATGCTGGTGCTCGCCGCCGGCATCTTCACCGGCATCCTCTCGGGCACCGGGATGGTCGAGGCCATGGCGCAGGCCGCCCTGTCGGTCGTGCCGGAGGGCATGGGCAACCTGATCCCGCTGTTCACCGCGTTGATCGGGCTCCCGCTGAGCTTCTTCATGTCCAACGACGCCTACTTCTTCGGCGTACTGCCCGTACTCGCCGAGTCCGCCGCCCAGCACGGCATCAGCGGCTACGAGATCGCCCGGGCCGGCGTCGCGGGCCAGATGCTGCACTCCATCGGACCGGCCTCAGCGCCGCTGTGGGTGCTGCTCGGCCTCCTCGGCAAGGACCTCGGCGAATTCCAGCGCTTCGCCCTCCTCCGGGTCACCGTCGTGTCGCTGGCGATGATCGGCTTCGTGGTCGCCACGGGAGCCATCTCCCTGTGA
- a CDS encoding cupin domain-containing protein codes for MTGSPPDRTGDQPGRDDAPFCGTFPPSVLRPAELVAFPRGGGVRTIPLVTTARGAAVFLNGQTLFQGGAGIPLHTHNCPESVVILEGDAIVEIDGREYEVTTFDTSYVDSGVPHRFRNASDTAPLRILWTYASVEASRTIVETGVTTRVDAEHAQR; via the coding sequence GTGACCGGTTCCCCTCCCGACAGGACCGGCGACCAGCCCGGGCGCGACGACGCCCCCTTCTGCGGCACGTTCCCTCCGTCGGTCCTGCGTCCCGCCGAGCTGGTGGCCTTCCCTCGCGGCGGCGGCGTCAGGACCATCCCCCTGGTCACCACGGCCCGCGGTGCCGCGGTCTTCCTCAACGGCCAGACCCTGTTCCAGGGCGGCGCGGGGATCCCCCTGCACACCCACAACTGTCCCGAGAGCGTCGTCATCCTCGAGGGCGACGCCATCGTCGAGATCGACGGTCGGGAGTACGAGGTCACCACCTTCGACACGTCCTACGTCGACTCCGGCGTCCCGCACCGCTTCCGCAACGCCTCCGACACCGCGCCCCTGCGCATCCTGTGGACCTACGCCTCGGTCGAGGCCAGCCGCACCATCGTCGAGACCGGTGTGACCACCCGCGTCGACGCCGAGCACGCCCAGCGCTGA